A segment of the Streptomyces sp. P9-A2 genome:
TTCGCCAGCGTCGACTTGCCCGCCCCGGTCGAGCCGACCACCGCGACGGTCTGCCCGGCGGGGAGCGTCAGATCGAAACGGGGCAGCACCTCACCACCGGTGCGGTACGCGAACCGGACCCCCTCGAAGACGACCTCGCGCCCCGGATGCTCCGACCGCCGCTCCGGCAGCTCACGGGGGGACACCGGCTCCGGCACGGACGGGACCTGGGCCAGCAGACCGGCGATCTTCTCCAGCGAGGCCGCCGCCGACTGGTATGCGTTGAGGAACATGCCCAGCCGGTCGATCGGGTCGTACAGGCGCCGCAGATACAGCACCGCCGCCGCCAGCACACCGAGCGCGAGCGTCCCCTCCGCCACCCGGTAGGCGCCCCACAGCACGGCCAGCGCGACCGTCGTGTTGGCGGTCACCCGCGAGCCGACGACATAGCGGGCCATCTCCAGCAGCGCGTCGCCGTTGGTCCGCTCGTGCCGCCGGTTCAGCTCCCGGAACGCGGCGTCGTTGACGGACTCGCGGCGGAAGGCGCGCACCGCGCGGATACCGTTCATCGTCTCGACGAACTTCACGATCACCGAGGCGATCGCCGTGGACCGCAGCCGGTACACCTCGGAGGCCCGCCGCCGGTACGACCGTACGAGTGCGTACAGCGGGACGAAGGACGCCACCGCCACCGCGCCGAGCCCGAGGTCCAGCCAGAGCAGCAGCACCGCGATGTAGACGCAGGACACGATGACCGTCACCAGTTCCTGCAGGCCCTCCTCCAGCAGCTCCCGCAGCGACTCGACGTCCGTGGTGGAGCGGGAGATGAGCCGGCCCGAGGTGTAGCGCTCGTGGAAGTCGACGCTGAGCGCCTGCGCGTGCCGGAAGATCCGGCCGCGCAGATCCAGCAGCACATCCTGGCTGACCCGGGCGGCGGTGGCGATGAACGCGTACTGCAGCACGCCGCCCGAGGCCGCGCACAGCAGATAGCCCACGGCCACCGCGATCAGCGGCCCGTGGTCGGCGGACCGGAACGCGGGTACGCCCCGGTCGATCGCGTACGCCACCAGCAGCGGGCCCGCCTGCACCGCCGCCTGCTGGAGCAGCAGCAGAAGCGCCGTCAGGGCGACCCGGCCGGGCATCGGCGCCAACAGGGAGCGCAGCAGGACGCCGTCGGCGCCCGGGGGAGTGGGCAGGACGTCCCGGTCGAAGGGGTCGCCGGCCTCCGGGGTCCGCGGCTCGTCGTCCCTGCCGTCCCTGCCGCCCTTGTCGTCCTCGTCGCGGGCGGGTGCGGTGGGAGCCGCCGTCATCGCTGGTTCTCCTGTTCCGACCGGTTCGCCCGGTCCGGCTGTTCGACCTGGTCCGACTGCTCCGCCACCGGGTCGCCGGCCATGAGGTGGGCGTACTCGGCGTTGGTGCGCAGCAGTTCATGGTGGGTGCCGACCGCCGTGATCCGGCCGCCGGAGAGGAGGGCGACGCGGTCGGCCAGCAGGACCGTGGACGGGCGGTGCGCCACGATCAGGGCCGTGGTGTCGGCGAGCACCCGGCGCAGGGCGGCCTCGACCGCGGCCTCCGTGTGCACGTCGAGCGCGGACAGCGGATCGTCCAGCACCAGGAAGCCGGGCCGCCCGACCACCGCGCGGGCCAGCGCGAGACGCTGCCGCTGCCCGCCGGAGAGACTGAGCCCCTGCTCGCCGACCTGGGTGTCGGCGCCCTGCGGCAGTGCGTTCACGAAGCCGGCCTGCGCCACGTCCAGCGCCCGCTCCAACTCGGCCCTCCCGGCCCCGGCCCCCGCGCCCATCAGTACGTTCTCCCCGACCGTGGCCGAGAACAGGGTGGGTTCCTCGAAGGCGACGGAGACCCTGCGCCGCAGCTCCTCGCGGGAGAGCGCGGTGATGTCCGTGCCGTCCAGAGTGATCCGCCCCGAGGTCGCCTCGTGCAGCCGGGGCACCAGGGCGGTGAGCGTGGTCTTGCCGCTGCCGGTCGCGCCGACCAGGGCCATCGACTCACCGGACCGGATGTGCAGGTCGACCCGGTCCAGGACGGGCAGGGACCCGGAAGGGGCGTCGGGATAGCGGAAGGTGACGTCGTGGAAGCGCAGCCCGTCGCCGCCCGCGGGGGCGGCCGGAGTCCGTGGGCCGTCGGGGCCCGGCTGCTCCTCCTCGGCGTCCATCACCTCGAAGTACCGCTCGGTCGCGGTCGCCGCCTCCTGGCTCATCGCCAGCAGGAAGCCGATCGAGTCCACGGGCCAGCGCAGCGCCAGGGCCGTCGTCAGGAACGCCACCAGGGTGCCCGCGGACAGGTCCCCGTCGGCCACCCGCATGGTCCCCAGCACCAGTGTCGCGCCGATGGCCAGCTCCGGGAGCGTCACGATGACGCTCATGATGGCGCCCAGCAGCCGGGCCTTGCGCAGCTCCGTCCCGCGCAGATCCTCGGACAGCTTCCGGAACGCCCGCGCCTGGCTGCGGTGCCGTCCGAACCCCTTGATGACGCGGATGCCGAGCACGCTCTCCTCGACGACCGTCGTCAGATCGCCGACCTGGTCCTGCCCGAGCCGCGACGCCCTGGAGTACCGCTTCTCGAAGAGCACGCAGGTGACCATCACCGGCACGACGGGAACCAGGACCACCAGTCCCAGAGACCGGTCCTGGACCAGCATGATGATCACGCCGACAAGGATCGTCACCCCGTTGACCAGCAGAAACGTCAACGGGAAGGCCAGGAACATCCGCAGCAGCATCAGATCCGTGGTCCCCCGGGACAGCAACTGCCCCGATGGCCACCGGTCGTGGAACGCCACCGGCAGCCGCTGCAGATGCCGGTAGAGGCCCGCCCGCATTCCCGCCTCGACACCCGCCAGCGGGCGCGCCACCAGCCACCGCCGGAGCCCGAACAGCAGCGCCTCCGCGAGCCCGAGCAGCAGCAGGTACAGCGCGCCGAGCCACACACCCGCCGGGTCCCGGCCGGCGACGGGGCCGTCCACCATCCACTTCAGGACCAGTGGGATGACCAGACCGATGCACGAGGCGAGGATCGCGATGAAAGCGGCGGTGAACAGCCGCGCCCGCACGGGCCGCACGTACGGCCACAGACGCAGCAACGAGCGGACTGTGGAGCGCGTTTCGAGGGGTGGGGGCGCGGGTGGGAGTGTGGTGGCCATCAGCAGCGAGCCTACGGATCGCCACTGACACTGCCCACCGAGTTTTGGCCGGACTCCGCTGGTCCGCGGGACCTACGACCGACGTCCGGCCCCGTCAACGGGCCCGCACGCGACCTGCGCCGTGCCCCTCTCCCTCGAAGTCGTACCACTCCATCGGCCGATCGGTTGATGCGGTGTCGAGCGCGTCGGCCGATGCGCGGGAAGCCCGCGCCCGGCGACGCTGATGCCATGC
Coding sequences within it:
- a CDS encoding ABC transporter ATP-binding protein — translated: MTAAPTAPARDEDDKGGRDGRDDEPRTPEAGDPFDRDVLPTPPGADGVLLRSLLAPMPGRVALTALLLLLQQAAVQAGPLLVAYAIDRGVPAFRSADHGPLIAVAVGYLLCAASGGVLQYAFIATAARVSQDVLLDLRGRIFRHAQALSVDFHERYTSGRLISRSTTDVESLRELLEEGLQELVTVIVSCVYIAVLLLWLDLGLGAVAVASFVPLYALVRSYRRRASEVYRLRSTAIASVIVKFVETMNGIRAVRAFRRESVNDAAFRELNRRHERTNGDALLEMARYVVGSRVTANTTVALAVLWGAYRVAEGTLALGVLAAAVLYLRRLYDPIDRLGMFLNAYQSAAASLEKIAGLLAQVPSVPEPVSPRELPERRSEHPGREVVFEGVRFAYRTGGEVLPRFDLTLPAGQTVAVVGSTGAGKSTLAKLLARFYDPTDGRVLLDGVDLRDLPGPELRRGVVMVTQEAFLFSGTVAENIALGRPEAGRAEIEQAAKEIGAHDFISALPDGYDTDVRKRGGRISAGQRQLVAFARALLADPAVLILDEATSSLDVPGERAVQRAMATVLRGRTAVVIAHRLSTVEIADRVLVMEHGRIVEDGPPAELVAGTGRFSDLHRAWRDSLA
- a CDS encoding ABC transporter ATP-binding protein — encoded protein: MATTLPPAPPPLETRSTVRSLLRLWPYVRPVRARLFTAAFIAILASCIGLVIPLVLKWMVDGPVAGRDPAGVWLGALYLLLLGLAEALLFGLRRWLVARPLAGVEAGMRAGLYRHLQRLPVAFHDRWPSGQLLSRGTTDLMLLRMFLAFPLTFLLVNGVTILVGVIIMLVQDRSLGLVVLVPVVPVMVTCVLFEKRYSRASRLGQDQVGDLTTVVEESVLGIRVIKGFGRHRSQARAFRKLSEDLRGTELRKARLLGAIMSVIVTLPELAIGATLVLGTMRVADGDLSAGTLVAFLTTALALRWPVDSIGFLLAMSQEAATATERYFEVMDAEEEQPGPDGPRTPAAPAGGDGLRFHDVTFRYPDAPSGSLPVLDRVDLHIRSGESMALVGATGSGKTTLTALVPRLHEATSGRITLDGTDITALSREELRRRVSVAFEEPTLFSATVGENVLMGAGAGAGRAELERALDVAQAGFVNALPQGADTQVGEQGLSLSGGQRQRLALARAVVGRPGFLVLDDPLSALDVHTEAAVEAALRRVLADTTALIVAHRPSTVLLADRVALLSGGRITAVGTHHELLRTNAEYAHLMAGDPVAEQSDQVEQPDRANRSEQENQR